The Ralstonia sp. RRA DNA segment TGGCGTCGCACACCAGCAGGCCGGCTTCCTTGGCCTCTGCAAACTTGGGATGGTCTTGCAGCAGGCAGGGCTTGATGTTGGGGCACAGGCGAATGCCGGCATCCAGATAGCCCTGCACGAAGCCGCGCGCATCGGGGAACTTGTCAGTGTTCCAGTTGAAGACGTAGCGCTTCGGGCCGATCGACGTGTAACCCGACGACAGGTGGAACGAATCACACAGGATGTCGTGTTCGCGGCATCCTTTGATGAACTCGCCCATCTGCTCCTGCGCGTTGGGCGCGTCGGTGTACGTCATGGTCGAGCCGGAATAGCCCAGGCCCCACTTCGGCATCCACGCCGGGCGGCCGGTCATCCATGTAAAGCGGCGCGTGGCGTCGAGCGGCGTATCGGGCGAGGCGATGAAGTAGTAGTCGAGATCGCCGAACGGCGCCGCAAAGTAGCGATAGTGGCCGTGGTAGTTGTCCAGCTCGCGGCCCATGTCAAAGCTGCAGTCGGACAGTGTGTCGTAGAACAGCCCGAAGCCGGTGGCGTTCTCGGGGTGCCACGTCACGTAGAACGGGATGTGCTTGTACAGCGGGTCGGTCGTGCGTGCGCTGTAGCCCATCGCGTCGATGTTGCGCATCTCGTAGCGCTGGTGGGCGCGGTTGAGCTCGCCGGCGCGCTCGCCCAGGCCGAAGTACATCTCGCCAGGTTCGCGGCGCACGTAGTGGTAGACCTGCTCGTCCCAGTAACCGAAGTTGTAAGCCTGGGTGGCGCGGTCGTGCAGCACGGCTTGCCACTGGCCTGCGCGACGGATCTCCCACGTGCAGAAGCCCCCCGCCAGCGCAATGGTCAGGCGGATCTTGCTGGTCTGCAGGCGCAGCGTGTCGGCATCGGCATGCAGCTCGAACGCCGGCAGCGAGAACCCGCTGAGGTCTCGGCGATCCCGCCCAGTGACGGGCGTATCATCGCCGCCAGGGGCGATCGACCACGTGGCCGGGCCACGCAAGTCACCGTGCGGCAGCACCAGCACACGGATGATGTCTTCTTCAAGCACGAAGACTTCAATCGCAGCGCCAGTGCTGCTGGCCAGGCGAAGGCGATTGCCTTCTTGCGCCTGGAGTTCGAATCGGGGGGGATGCAACATGGACATCGGTTTCAGCTCAATTTGAAGCAGAGAGTTTCATCTGGCGTGCAGCACGCTCTTCCTGTGACTGGCCACGGATCAGGATGATCAGCAGCACCGCCGCGATCACGTCAAACGCACCCAGCAGACTGAACAGCGGGCCATAACCAACCGTATCGGCGAGGGCCCCCACCACAGCAGTGAATGCCAGACCGCCGATCCAGCCGGACATACCGGCAAAACCGCTGGCCGTACCCACTTCTTGCGGATCGAACACGTCTGCGCTGAGCGTATTGACCGACACGGAAATCATCTGGTGCGCGAACCCGCCCACGCAGAACAGCGCGATGGCCACATACGGCGATGCCACCAGGCCGACGCATGCCGGGCCGATCATCATCAGCGCTCCCAGTACCACGCCACCCACGCGCGACCACACCAGCGGCAGGCGACCATACTTCATCAGCAGCGGCGACAGATAACCGCCGGCCATGCCACCCAAGTCCGCCGCGAGAAACGGCAGCCACGCAAACATGGCGATCTGCTTCAGATCCATGCCGCGCTCCTTGAAGAAGTACAGCGGGATCCAGAAGCTGAGCGTCTGCCAAGCCGGCTCGGTAAAGAAGCGCGCCAGTGCAATCGCCCAGAAACGGCGCGACAACACGATCTCGGAGATCGGACGCTTTTCGCGCTTCCCGCCCGCCGAACGCAGTTGCCCGTCGGTGATCTTTTGCAGCTCTTGCTTGGACAAGCGCGGATGCTCGTTTGGCGAACGGTAGAAGGCGTACCACAATGCCGCCCAGAAAAAGCCCAGCGCCCCCGTCACCACGAACGCAGCTTGCCAGCCATGCCGCATGGAGAGGAACAACACCAGCGGAGGGGCCAGCATGGCACCAAACGACGTGCCGACGTTGAACCAGCCCGTCGCCACCGATTTTTCCTTGTCCGGAAACCACTCTGCCACAGCCTTCATGCCCGATGGAATGGCGGCCGCCTCGGTCAAGCCCATGAAGGCGCGGAAACCTGCCAGCGACAGCCAACCCGTCGCGCCTGCGTGCAGCACGCCGGAAAACGACCAAAGCACTGCGAACAGCGCAAAGCCGATGCGCAAGCCGATCAAATCGACGATGAAGCCGCACACCGGCTGCATGAGGGTGTAGCCGAACTGAAACGCCATGACCACGTAGCCATACTGCTGCGTGGTCATTGACAGATCTTCCTTAAGCGTTGGGGCCAGCACACCCAATGAATTGCGCGCCAGATAGTTCATGATCGTGCCCAAACACACCAGCACGATGATCCACCAGCGCAAACCCTTGATGGTCTTCAAGATTCGTCTCCAGGTATTTTTTGTGTTTTTTAGGGCGGTCTGAGACCGCCCCGGGGTCTGCCTACCTCAACGCACCAGACACGGACGCTTGTTGTTGAACGTCCAGTTGGGCACAAGGCACTGCATGGCGACTGCATCGTCGCGCGCGCCCAGGCCGTGCTGCTTGTACAGCGCGTGCGCCTTTTCGATCTGGTCCATGTCGATCGTCACGCCCAGGCCCGGCTTGGTCGGTACGTCGATCTCACCGCCCACGATCTGGAACGGCTCACGCGTCAGGCGCTGGCCATCCTGCCAGATCCAATGCGTGTCGATGGCGGTGATGTTGCCCGGCGCAGCGGCGGCCACATGCGTGAACATCGCCAGCGAAATATCGAAGTGGTTGTTGGAATGCGAGCCCCAGGTCAGGCCCCAGTCGTCGCACATCTGCGCCACGCGCACGGAGCCCTGCATGGTCCAGAAGTGCGGATCGGCCAGCGGAATGTCGACCGAGTGCAACTGGATGGCGTGGCCCATCTGGCGCCAGTCGGTGGCGATCATGTTGGTGGCGGTCGGCAGGCCGGTGGCACGGCGGAACTCGGCCATCACCTCGCGACCGGAGTAGCCGCCTTCGGCACCGCACGGGTCTTCGGCATAGGCCAGCACGTCGTGCTTGTCGCGGCACAGGCGGATGGCCTCTTCCAGCGACCAGGCCCCGTTCGGGTCCAGCGTGACACGCGCGTCGGGAAAGGCCTCGGCCAAGGCGGTGGTGACGACCATCTCGTCGTCGCCGCTCAGCACGCCGCCCTTGAGCTTGAAATCCTTGAAGCCGTAGCGGGCATGCGCAGCCTTGGCCAGGCGTACGACGGTCTCAGGCGTCAGCGCCTCTTCGTGGCGCACGCGAGTCCAGTCGTCGGTGGCGTCGCTGCCGTCGGCGTAGTCGAGGTTGGTGCGCTTGCGGTCGCCCACGAAGAACAGGTAGCCCAGCACCGGCACCTTGGCGCGCTGCTGCCCCTGCCCCAGCAGGGCAGCCACGGGCACGCCCAGGTGTTGGCCCAGCAAGTCCAGCAAGGCGCTTTCCAATGCCGTGACTGCGTGCACGGTGGTGCGCAGGTCAAAGGTCTGCAGCCCACGCCCGGTCGCATCGCGGTCAGCAAATTGCCGGCGCACGGTATTGAGCACGTTGTTGTACGCGCCGATCGGCTGCCCCACCACCAGCGGTGTCGCATCTTCGATGGTCTTGCGGATCGCCTCGCCGCCCGGCACCTCGCCCACGCCGGTATGGCCGTCGGAGTCTTCCAGGATGACGATGTTGCGGGTGAAGAACGGGCCGTGCGCACCGCTCAGGTTCAGCAACATGCTGTCGCGTCCGGCCACGGGAATGACCTGAAGGCGGGTGATGTGCGGCGTGCGCAGGGTGGATTCAGCAGAATTGTGATTCATGGCCGTCACGTACGTTATCAGTCGTCATACAACATGGAGCGGAATATAATGGACGTATCCACGCAGAACTACCCCTGGTAAACCCGAAACCCGTCCGGAGACAGCATGCCCACCCCAGGCTCCCCCGCAACGCTCGCGCGCCGCACCCAAAGCCTGGCGGAAGTGGTGGTCGACTACGTCAAGCAGCGCATCGCCACGGGCGCGCTGCGCATCGGCGACAAGCTGCCCACCGAATCGGAGCTGATGGAAGCGCTGGGTGTCAGCCGCACCGTGGTGCGCGAGGCCATTTCACGCCTGCAGGCCAACGCGCTGATCGAGACACGCCACGGCATCGGCAGCTTTGTACTGCCCCCGCGCCAGGACAACACCATCCAGCTGGGTGCCGCCTCTACGTTGCACGAGATATTGGCCATGCTGGAGTTGCGCGTGGCGCTGGAGACCGAGTGTGCCGGCCTGGCCGCCCAGCGCGCCACGCCGGAGAATCTCGCCACGCTGCAGCAAGCGCTCGACGCCATCGAAGAAGACCAGGCCGCCGGCCGTGACAGCGCGGCGTCCGATCTACGCTTCCACTTGAGCATTGCGCGCGCCACCGGCAACCAGCACTTCGTGACCGTGCTAGACCAACTGGGCAAGACGCTGATCCCGCGCAGCCGCATCGACGCATCGCAGGTCGGCTATCTGAACTCGCAGGAATCGCGCGCCACCGTCAACCGCGAGCACCACAGCATCTTCGAGGCCATCTCCCGCAAGGAGCCGGAAGCCGCCCGCGCAGCCATGCGCATGCACCTGTCGAACAGCCGCGAACGACTGCGCCGCGCGCACGATCTGGCCGACACCTCGACACCGGAAGCCTTTACCTGATCCAGCCGGCACCCGAA contains these protein-coding regions:
- a CDS encoding MFS transporter, translated to MKTIKGLRWWIIVLVCLGTIMNYLARNSLGVLAPTLKEDLSMTTQQYGYVVMAFQFGYTLMQPVCGFIVDLIGLRIGFALFAVLWSFSGVLHAGATGWLSLAGFRAFMGLTEAAAIPSGMKAVAEWFPDKEKSVATGWFNVGTSFGAMLAPPLVLFLSMRHGWQAAFVVTGALGFFWAALWYAFYRSPNEHPRLSKQELQKITDGQLRSAGGKREKRPISEIVLSRRFWAIALARFFTEPAWQTLSFWIPLYFFKERGMDLKQIAMFAWLPFLAADLGGMAGGYLSPLLMKYGRLPLVWSRVGGVVLGALMMIGPACVGLVASPYVAIALFCVGGFAHQMISVSVNTLSADVFDPQEVGTASGFAGMSGWIGGLAFTAVVGALADTVGYGPLFSLLGAFDVIAAVLLIILIRGQSQEERAARQMKLSASN
- the gudD gene encoding glucarate dehydratase; this encodes MNHNSAESTLRTPHITRLQVIPVAGRDSMLLNLSGAHGPFFTRNIVILEDSDGHTGVGEVPGGEAIRKTIEDATPLVVGQPIGAYNNVLNTVRRQFADRDATGRGLQTFDLRTTVHAVTALESALLDLLGQHLGVPVAALLGQGQQRAKVPVLGYLFFVGDRKRTNLDYADGSDATDDWTRVRHEEALTPETVVRLAKAAHARYGFKDFKLKGGVLSGDDEMVVTTALAEAFPDARVTLDPNGAWSLEEAIRLCRDKHDVLAYAEDPCGAEGGYSGREVMAEFRRATGLPTATNMIATDWRQMGHAIQLHSVDIPLADPHFWTMQGSVRVAQMCDDWGLTWGSHSNNHFDISLAMFTHVAAAAPGNITAIDTHWIWQDGQRLTREPFQIVGGEIDVPTKPGLGVTIDMDQIEKAHALYKQHGLGARDDAVAMQCLVPNWTFNNKRPCLVR
- a CDS encoding FadR/GntR family transcriptional regulator, whose amino-acid sequence is MPTPGSPATLARRTQSLAEVVVDYVKQRIATGALRIGDKLPTESELMEALGVSRTVVREAISRLQANALIETRHGIGSFVLPPRQDNTIQLGAASTLHEILAMLELRVALETECAGLAAQRATPENLATLQQALDAIEEDQAAGRDSAASDLRFHLSIARATGNQHFVTVLDQLGKTLIPRSRIDASQVGYLNSQESRATVNREHHSIFEAISRKEPEAARAAMRMHLSNSRERLRRAHDLADTSTPEAFT